The Blattabacterium sp. (Blatta orientalis) str. Tarazona genome contains the following window.
AGAAGGGAAATACTATCATTGAGCCTACTTCTGGAAATACTGGAGTTGGATTAGCTATGGTTTCTTCTGTGAAAGGATATCGTCTTATTTTAGTAATGCCTGAATCTATGAGTCTTGAAAGAAGAAAGATTTTTTCAGTTTATGGAGCAAAATTTGTTCTTACTCCTAGAGATGAAGGAATGAAGGGAGCTATTGAAAAAGCGGAAGAATTGGTGAAAAAAATTCCTAATTCATGGATTCCAAAACAATTCGACAATATTTCTAATTCTAATATACATAAATATACTACGGCTAGGGAAATTTTAGAATCATTTCCTGAGGGGATTGATTATTTTATTACCGGAGTAGGAACTGGAGGACATATTACTGGAATAGGAGAAGTTCTAAAGAAAAAATTTCCAACTGTAAAAATATTTTCTGTAGAACCTGTAGAATCTCCGGTAATATTTGGAGGAAAACCTAATCCTCATGCCTTACAAGGATTAGGTGCAGGTTTTATTCCCTCTATTTTAAATATTAAAATATTAGATGGAACTTTTTTAGTTTCTAAAGAAGAAGCATTTAGTTATGTTCGCAAAGTTGCAAAAAAAGAAGGAATTTTGGTAGGAATTTCTACAGGAGCAGTATTGTCTGCTATTGCAAAAGAATTATCAAATTTTTCTGAAAATTCTACAATATTGACATTCAATTATGATACTGGAGAAAGGTATTTTTCTGTGGATGATCTTTTTGATTCAAAATAATAAAAAAAAATGAGAAAAGTAATTTTTATTTCAGAAGGCCCAGGAGACCCTGATTTGATAACTCTTAAATCCGGTTATCATTTAAGAAAATCAGAAATAGTGTTAGTGGATCGTTTTTTCAGTCCTGAAATACTAAAAAAGTACTCAAATTATAAATACTAAAAAAAAATTATTTATGTAGGAAAAAAAAGTCTATTATATTTGACTCAAAAGAGAATCCATGAGATCATGATTTATCATGCTTTACAAGGAAAATATGTGTAGTTAGACTAAAAGGAGGATATGTTTCCATTTTTTCTAATATTATGGATGAATTAATTGAATTAAAAAAATATCATATTTCTTATGAAAATATCCCATGAGTTACTGCTTCTGTAGGTGCTGCTTCTTATACAGAAATTCCTCTTACAGCGAGGGGGATACGCTTATTCAGTTCGTTATAATAACACTTCATAATCCAAATTCAATTCATAAACATCAATGGATTAAATTTCTGAAGAATTCAGATATTTTTATTATATATTTATATGTGTATTCAAAGAAATATTTATACGGATAAATTGGTAGCGATAGTAGTAGAACAAGCTACTACTAAACTTATGAAAAAAGTATATACAAGTTTTCTTTATAATTGTAAAGAGTTAATAAGAAAAGAAAAAAAATTATTTTTTGTATTAATATTCTGTTTTTTTGTAATTCATATCTGTTTTAAACTTAAAAAAATGTTATCTGAATCAAAAAATAAAGCATTCATTGAATTCATAAAAAATTCTTCTAAAGAAGAAATTATTTGGATGTCTGGATTTTTATCTGGAATGATTTCTTCTTATGGAAATTTAAAAAAATTGAGGAAATTCAAAGAAAAAATTACACTTGTTTATGGGACAGAAACAGGAAATGCAAAAAATTTAGCTTTTTCTATTGTTAGAAAAGCTAACAATAGAAATTTACAAATGAGATTGATAAGTTTAGATCAATACCGTTTGATTGATTTGAAAAAAGAAAATTATTTTTTCATAATTATTAGTACCCATGGAGAAGGGAACCCCCCATCATCTGCTAAATCTTTTTTTGATTTTATTCATCAAGAAAAAGACCTTCATTTAGATAATATGAAATATAGTGTATTAGCATTAGGAGATCGTTCTTATCCTTTTTTTTGCAAAGCAGGAGAAGATGTAGATAAACGTTTACATGAAGTGGGAGCTAGTAGATTAATTCCGTTACATAAATGTGATGTATCTTATGAAGATAAAGCAGAAGAATGGTTAAAAAAAATTTACAATTTTTTTGAAAAAGACAAATTTAAGGAAAAAATTCTCAAAAAAAATGTAGAAAAAAAAAAAATTTATGGAACTATTCTAACTAATATACTTTTAAACGATAAAGAAAGAGGTTCTAACAAAGAAATTCATCATATTGAAATTTTAATAAAAAATCCTGAAGATGCAGATTATAAACCAGGGGATTCTATAGGAGTTTTAGCGGAAAATCCTTCAGAAGAAGTAAAAAAAATTATGAATCATTTTCAAGGAAAAAAGGATGATATTTCAGGATATTCAAATTTTTTAAAAAAAACAAATATATTTAATTTATCTAAAGAGGTTTTAAAAAAATATTCTACGTTGGCAAAAAAAGACATTCTTCATGATAGAGTATGGAATCTTCTTGATCTTTTGAAAAATTTTCCTATGAAAAATAGAATTCAACCGAAAGATTTAGTTGAAATTTTGGATCCTATAAAACCCAGATTATATTCCATTTCTTCTTCTCCAAGAGTTCATGATTCTGAGATCCATATTACAGTATCACGTCATAAATTTCAAATAAATGGAAATATTAGATATGGTTATTGTTCTGATTTTATTTCTAAATTAAAGGAAGGCGATATTTTATCTTTTTTTATTCATAAAAATTACTTATTTAAGTTACCAGAATCAGACAAAGATATTATTCTTATTGGACCTGGAACAGGAATAGCACCATTTCGTTCCTTTTTATATGAAAGAGAAGCAATAGGGGCAACTGGAAGAAATTGGCTTTTTTTTGGAGATCAGCATTTTTCTTCTGATTTTTTATATCAAACGGAAATACAAAATTGGAAAAAAAACGGTGTACTTCATCGTGTGAGTCTTGCTTTTTCTAGAGATCAAGAAGAAAAAATATATGTACAAAATAAAATATGGGAAAATCGTAAAGAATTTTTTGCATGGATAGAGAATGGAGCGTATGTATACATTTGTGGTCAAAAAAAACCAATGAGTATCGATGTTGAAAATACTATATTTCGTGTAATAGAAGAAAGTCTCGGGACTTCTCCAGAGTTTTTTATAAGAAAAATGAAAGAAAGTGGACGCTATCTGAAAGATGTCTATTAATTTTTTCCAAAAAAATTTGAAAATAGAATGAGAAAAGATCGTGATTACAAAAAAAGATGACAACGATAGAAGAAAAAATAAAAAAAGAATTGTATACAGCTTGAAAGAAAAACTGTCTGTTGGTTATGATAAAGATCAAATTGTTGTAAAATTTCATGGATTATATCAAAAAGATGATATAGAGATATAAGAGAAATACGTTCTAAGAAAAAAATTAGATCGTTTATCCTCTTTTATGATTCGTTTACGAACTCCATGAGGTCTTATTAATTCGAAGCAATGGATGGCTATCCATAAAATTTCAGAAAAAATTCAACAGGAGTCATTAAAATAATAATTAGACAAACTATTTAATTACATGGATTAATTAAATATAAAATAAAACCTACTATTCAATCTTTTAATCTTTATAAAAAAGAGGATGTGAATAGAAATGTAATAGACAGTTCCTATGTAGGAAAAACATTCTTATGAAGAAATATATAGATATGCTTCTAAAATTAGTAAAATGTTACTTTCCAAAAAAATGGCTTATTATGAAATTTGGTTAGATGAAGAAAAAATTTCTTTAAAAATCATGTGTTTTCCTATAAAAAATTTTAGTTACTAAGATTGATTATTAAAGTTTTATATAATTTTTTTCAATATAGAGTTTTTTTCTTTGAGAGAAAGAATCTTTTTTACAATTATTTGAGCCATTTTATATTTTGATTCTTTGGTCCATCCAGCTATATGTGGTGTAAGAATAACTTTTTTAGAATGAATAAGATAAAAAAAATTTTTAGGGAGTTTTCGATGATAAAAAAAATTTTCAAAAGAACATTTTTCGTATTCTATCACATCTAAGCATGCTCCACATATTTTTCCATTTTTTAATGCTTTTACTAAATGATCGGTAATTACACATCCTCCACGAGAGGTGTTAATAAAATAAAAAGGTTTACTGAATTTTTTTATAAAATGTTCGTTAATCATCCCTTTAGTTTTCCTTGTGTAAGGAACGTGTAAACTAATTATATCTGATTTCAGAAAAATTGTATTCATATCTACTTGTTGTGCATAAATATTTCCTACTTTAGGTAAAATGTCATAACATAATATTGTAGCTTCGAATCCTGAAAGTTTTTTAGCGAAAGCTTTTCCTGTGTTTCCATATCCAATAATTCCTATAGTTTTTCCCTTAATTTCTCTTCCCCTATTAGATTCTCTATTCCATTTACCTTTTATGATTTCTTGGTTAGAAATAAAGAGATGATTCATTATAGATAAAAGCATAGCTATTGCATGTTCTGCCACGGAATCTCTATTTCCTTCTGGAGTAGAAATTAAGGTGATCCTATTTTTATAAACATAGTCTTTATCTATATTTTCTACTCCAGATCCGATACGAGCTATAAATCTTAATTTTTTTGCTTCTTTAAGCAAGTTTTTATTTAATTTCAATCTACTTCTTAAAATAATTCCATCATATAGGGAGATAAATTTTATAATTTTTTCTATAGGATCAGAATAATTTTCGTCGCAAATAAATCCCTCTTTCCTTAATTTATATATAATATAAGGATGATCTTTATCTAAAATTAATATTCTTTTTATCATATCAATTGATTATTGATCATCATTTTTACTACCGTTTTCAAGATTTAAATTTTCATCATTTTTACTACCGTTTTCAAGATTTAAATTTTCATCTAAATCTATAATATTTTTATTTTTTTCTTTATCATTATTGTGATCTTCTTCACAATTATCCCAATGATAATTTTCTGGTTTGTGAAATAATAATTTTTCATGATAAATCAGACTGGAATCTTTATAGAGACTTCTCATATAATAGGCCCATATAGGCAATGCCATATTTGCTCCTTGTCCTAATTTTATGCTTTCAAAATGAGCAAATCTATCCTCCCATCCTACCCAAATTCCAGTAGTTAAATTAGGGGTCATTCCTATAAACCACCCATCGGAATTTTCATTAGTAGTACCTGTTTTTCCTGCTATATCTCCTACAAAAAAATTATATTTATGTAATCTTTTGGCGGTTCCGTATTGGACTACTCCTTGCATTAATTTTAACATAATATATGCTACTTCTTCACTAAATACTTGCCTCCTACTAAGATCTATATGTTCTTTAATTAATTTTCCGTATTCATCTTCTATTTTTACTAAAATACTGGGTCTTACATAAATTCCATAATTAGTAAATGTATTAAAAGCCCCTGTCATTTCATATAAAGTTAAATCCGAAGATCCAAGAGCTATAGATGGATGTTTAGGGATTAAGGAGTCTATTCCCATTTTTCTTGCTAAATTAATCACTGGCCCTGTAGTTATTTGAGAAATAAGACGAGCGGAAATAGTATTAACAGATAGAGCTAGACCATCTTTTAAAGTTAAAAAACCTCCATATTTTCCATTGGAATTTCTTGGGCTCCATTTTCCTAAATGAAATTTTTCATTTGATATTTTCGTACAAGGAGTATAATGCAATTCATTGATTGCGGCTGCATATAAAATAGGTTTGAAAACAGAACCCACTTGACGTTGTGTTTTTGCTACATGATCATATTGGAAATAATTGAAATCTACTCCTCCCACCCATGCTTTTATATATCCAGTAGAAGCTTCTATAGAAATCAATCCAGCTTGTATTATGCTCTTTTGATAGCGGATGAATTCCCATGGAGATATGAATACTTTTTTATATCCATTCCATGTGAATAATTTTGTATTTTGTGGTTTTTTAAACGTTTCTATAATTTTTTCTTCTGAAATCCCTTTTTGTCGTAAATCCTGATAAAGTTGAGTTCTATGCATAGCTGATAGAAGAATTCTCTTTGTTTTTTCTGGAGTGATATTTAAAAATGGAGCGTTTTTATTTTTCTTCTGAGAATTATTAAATAAAATTTGCAATTGGCTAAGATGTTTTTTTACTGCTTTTTCGGCATAATCTTGCATTTTTGCATCAATAGATGTATATATTTTTAACCCGCTAGAATAAAGGTTAAGTTTTTGTCCGGTTTTTTTTTCGTAATCATCTAATGCTTCTTGAATTTCTTTTTTTAAAAATTCACCATAATAAGTTAATAATTCAAAATCTTTTTTTTGTATTTTAAAATTTATTTTAACGGGTTTTTCTAACTCATCTTTATATCTCTTATTGTTTATAAAATCATACTTTTTCATCTGATATAAAACTAGGTTTCGTTGTTTTTTAGCTCTATTAGGATATAATTTTGGATTATACAAAGATGGATTTTCTAACATTCCTACTAATGTTGCACACTCTCCTAAATTAAGTTCGGAGGCTTTTTTATTAAAATAAGTATGTGAAGCCGTTTCTATTCCTTTTGCATTATATAAAAAATCAAATTTATTATAATACATTGTAATGATTTCTTCTTTTGTGTAACGTTTCTCTAATTCGATAGCCATTACCCATTCTAAAAGTTTCTGATGCATTCTTTGTAACTTATTTTTTGCAGATGGACCTGTAAATAAAAGTTTGGCTAATTGTTGAGAAATCGTACTTCCTCCTCCTTTCTTTCCTAAAGAAAAAATAGCTCTAAGGAGAGATTTTGCATCTATTCCAGAATGATATTTGAAACGAATATCTTCCTTTGACATGAGAGCATTAACAAGATTTTTTGGAAGTTTTTGATAAGTAATCAAAGTTCTATTTTCTGAGAAAAATTTTCCTAATAAAATCCCATTGGAATCATATACTTCTGATCCAACTTCCATTATAGGATTTTCAATATCTTTTGTACTAGGAAGAGTGCCTAGATAACCTTTAGAAGCTGCATAAAAAATTATAAAAGCAGCTCCTATTCCTAGAAAATAGAAAAACCAAAAGTAAAAAAGAAGCAAACGAAAGTAAAAACTTATTTTTCTATTTTTTTTATTAGACACTTATCTTTTTTAATTAATATTCTAAACATCTGTTATTTGAATGTTAATTCTGTTTTTTGAATCACGTCAATTGTTGATAATTTCTCTAGAGGAGGAGAAATTTTATTATTTTCCAGAATTTCTTTTATTTTTTTTATTTCTATTCTAAACCAAGTATTTGGATTTTTAATGTAAGAAAACCACATTTTTTTTTTAAACACATCAATTTTCATACATTGTGCTATTCCTTTTTCTGTGTGTATTTTACAGTTAAAATCTGGAAAATCTTTTATAGCTGATAAATAAGCATCTAATTCATAATTTAGACAACATTTTAATTTACTACATTGTCCAGTTAATTTCTCTATATTTAGAGATAATTGTTGATATCTAGCCGAATTAGTCGTGACACTTTTAAAATTTTTTAACCATGTGGAACAACAAAGTTCACGACCGCAAGAACCTATTCCTCCAATTTTTGCGGCTTCTTGTCTGTATCCTATCTGACGCATCTCTATACGTATGCGAAAAGTTAAAGCTAATTCTTTAATCAACTTTCTAAAATCAATTCTATTTTCAGCCGTATAATAAAAAGTAGCTTTCTCTCCATCTCCTTGATATTCCACATCACAAATTTTCATGGAGAGATTTAAATGCTTTGCAATTTTTTTAGCTTTTAAAAGACCTTTCAATTCTTTTTTTTTATAAAAATTCCATATGTTTATCTCTTTTTCTGTGGATTTTCTGTATATTTTTTTTATGTTTGAAAACGGGTTATTTTTGTTACGTATTTGCAATTTTACCAATTCTCCGGTTAGAGTTACTGTTCCGATGTCATATCCACTAGATTTCGATTCTACAGTTACAAAATCACCTTTGCAAAGGTTTATTTTTTCTGCATTATGGAAAAATTCTTTTCTGTCATTTTTAAATTGTACTTCTATAAGATCAAAATTATCTAATAAAAAAGGAGGTTTAATATTAGATAACCAATCTACTACATGCAGTTTTTTGACACATTTTTTTTTTGTAAACATATTATTTCTATTATTAGTACATTCGTTTTTTAAGCAACTTGAACATAATTTTTCCATTATTTTAATGATTTAAAAAACAAAAATAAAACTTTTATTCTGCTTCTTATTTTTTGATAAAAATTTATATTTATAGATATGAATAAGAGAATAGCAGTATTTCCTGGATCTTTTGATCCAATAACTTTAGGACATTATGATGTTATTGTGAGATCTTTAAATTTGTTTGATAAAATTGTTATAGCTATTGGGATAAATTCAGAAAAAAACAATATGTTTTCTATTAACAGGAGAAAGGAATGGATCCAAAAAACTTTTTTAGGATTTTCTAAAATAGAAATAGATTTATTTCAAGGAATGACTATCTCTTTTTGTAGAAAAAAGAAGGCTCAATTTATATTGAGAGGTCTAAGAGACCAATTAGATTTTGAATTTGAAAGAAAAGTTTTCTATGCTAATAGAGAATTAGAGAAAAGAAATTGTATCGAAACCGTTTTTATTCTTTCTTCTTACGGAAAATCTTATATAAGTTCTAGAATTGTAAGAGAAATTATGAAAAATGGCGGGGATTATACTATTTTTGTTCCTCCTTATGTAAGAATTTAATTAATGGATCTATCACTCTTTTTTTATCCAACCAAGAGTGATTTGTTTTTTTTCTATATCAGCGTCAATCAATTTTACTTTAACTCTATCTCCTAAATAGTAAACTCTTCTTTTTTTTCTACCAATTATACTGTAATTATTGGAATGTAAAGTGTATAAATCCTCTTTTATATCACGTAATCGGATCATTCCTTCTGTTTGGAATACGAGTAAATCAATATAAACACTCCATTCGGTAAATCCTGTAATAATTCCCTCAAATTCTTTTCCTAGGTATTTTTTTATATGTTTAACCTGTAAATATTTTAAAAATTCTCTTTCTGCATCTATTGCTAAACGTTCTTTTTCACTGCAATGCTTAGATTGTTCTTCATAAAATTCTATGGAATTTAATTTATTGTTGTTCTTTTTTGTTAAATAATAATTTAATAAACGATGCGCTATGATATCTGAGTATCTTCTAATAGGAGAAGTAAAATGGGTGTAATAAACAAAAGATAATCCATAGTGTCCTATATTTTTTGTAGAATATTTTGCCTTGCTCATGGTTCGAAGAATTAAATTTTCGATCATATTTTTTTCTGGTTTTCCTTGAATACTTTTTAATAAATGATTAATAGATGTTTTTACATTTTTTAGATCTAAAAAATAACCTAAAGGCTCTATGATTTTTTTTAAAATGAAAATTTTTTGAAAATCTGGTTCATCATGAACTCTGTAAATATAGGTTCTATTAGAAGGTTTTCCATCTAAATTTAAGCTAACAAATTCTGAAATTTTTCTATTAGCTAATAGCATAAATTCTTCTATCAAACGATGAGCTTCATTGCTTTTTTCTAAGTATAATCTAGTAGGATTATTTTTTTTATCTAAATGAAACTTTATTTCTACTTTCTCTATAGAAATTGCTCCATTTTTTAGTCTATTTTTGGTTAAAATTTTAGAAAAAAAGAATAGTGTAGAAATATCTTCGTGATAATCTCCTTTTTTTCTTTCTATGATTTTTTGTACTTCTTCATATGTAAATCTTCTATTTGATCGTATAATAGTTTTCCCAAACCAACTTTTTAAAATTTTTCCTTGATTATTCATATTAAAAATGGAAGAAAAACTTAGTTTATCTTTTTCTGGGTGTAAAGAACAAAGATCATTGGATAATATTTTTGGAAGCATAGGAATAACTTTTCCTACAAAATAAATAGAATTAGCACGTGTATATGCTTCTTTATCCAAGAAACTTCCTTTTTTTACATAGTGAGAAACATCGGCTATATGAATTCCAATTTCCCAAATATTAGAATTTAATTTTCTAATGGAAAGTGCGTCATCTATATCTTTTGCATCAAGAGGATCTATAGTGAAAGTATTAATATTCCGCATATCTCTTCTCATATTTAGATCAGAATTTTTTTTCAGTACTATTTCTTTCGCTTCTTTCTCTACCTCTTTAGGAAATTCATAGGATATTCCATATTCAGACAATAAAGAAAAAATTTCTGTTTTATATTCTCCAGATACTCCAAATCCTTTAATTATTTTTCCTAAAGGATTTTTGAAATTTTTTGGCCATTTTACGATTTCTACCAATACTTTTTCATTGTGTTGATATCCTTTGAATTCGTTGATTGGAATCAATATATCCACGTGAATAGTATTGTTGTGTACTATAACTAATCCATATTGAGATTGAGATTCCATTTTTAATATTCCAGTAAAATTCTTTCTTTTCCTTTTCAGAATTTTTATGACTTCTCCTTCTATTTTTCTTCCTGATTTACGATTTTTAAATTTTACTTGGACTAAGTCTCCTTCTATAGCTCTATTCGTTTTCTTTTTAGGAATAAAAATGTCTTTAGGAAATCCTTTTATATTTACAAAAGCATATCCATAACTAGTAATATTAATAAATCCAATAGCTAAATTATTATTAGATAATCCTGAAAACTTATTGATTTTATTTTCTAATTTCATGAATAAAAAAAACATGTCAATTAACATTTAAAAATCTACAATCTACAAGTAATTTGTAAAAAATAAATATTATACATTTTTCATTTTCAGTTACGCATTTGATATTATTTATTATCTTTGCAATGATCCTTTTTTTTACTTACTATACATATATCAAAACATAAAAAAAATTAGCTCCATAAAATGACAGGTAAACGTCTATTATATGTTTCTTCAGATTTATTTCCTTTCTCTTCAGAGAATCCTATTTCTTTGTCAGTTTTAAAGGCTACCAAGTTTATGCAGTCTATAGGAAACGATGTACGTATATTCATGCCCCGTTTTGGAGTAATAAATGAACGAAGACATCAATTGCATGAAGTCATTCGTTTGTCAGGAATGAATTTAATTATTAATGAGATGGATCAACCTTTATTAATTAAGGTAGCATCTATTCCTGATGCAAGGCTGCAAGTTTATTTTATAGATAATGAAGAATATTTTAAAAGAAAAGCTATATATGAAGATGAGAATGGAATATTTTTTCATGATAATGATGAAAGAGCCCTTTTTTTAACAAAAGGAGTTTTGGAAGCTGTTAAAAAATTGAATTGGAAGCCAGATATTATTCATATATATGGTTGGATTAGTTCTTTTATTCCACTGTATATTAAGAATTTTTACAAAAATGATCCTGTTTACCAGAATACGAAAATAGTGGTTTCTATTTATAATAATCCTTTTAAAGGAATTATTAACAAGGATATTATTAAAAAGGTAAAATTTGATGGAATTAAATCTAGAAAATTAAAATTGTTAGAAAATCCAAATTATTTTAATCTGATAAAATTATGTATGTTTTTTTCCGATGCCATAATTAAAGGAGATCTTTCTTTTCCTAAAGAAATAGAAGACTATATAGATGAAAATAAATTATTAGTATTAAAATATTATCCTGTAGAAAAAATAGAAACCGTTTATCAACAATTTTATAAAGAAACTGTTTTAGAAACAGATTAATTTTAAAAAAAATTCTAATTTTATCAGTTAGAATGTGTGGTATAATTGGTTATTTGGGATATAGAGAAGCATATCCGATTCTTATTAATGGATTAAAAAAATTGGAATATCGTGGGTACGATAGTTCTGGAATAGCTATTTTTTATGAAAATGGATATAATCTATACAAAACTAAAGGAAAAGTTGATGAATTAAAGAAAAAAATTTCTTCTTGTAAAATTCAAATAAAAGGAACAACTGGAATAGGACATACTAGATGGGCTACACATGGAATTCCGGATGATATTAACGCTCATCCTCATGTTTCCAATTCTAATGAACTTATTTTAATTCACAATGGAATTATAGAAAATTATCATGCAATTAAAATAATTTTATTGAAAAATGGTTTCACTTTTAAAAGTAAAACAGATACAGAAGTTTTAGTAAACTTGATTGAATATATTCAAAAAAAAAATAAATTATCTTTGGAAGAAGCTGTACGAGTTTCTCTGAATGAAGTGATTGGAGCATATTCTATAGCTATAGTAGAAAAATCAAATCCAGAAAGAATTGTTATTGCAAAATTAGGAAGTCCTCTAGCATTGGGAATAAATGAAAGGGAGTTTTTTATTGCTTCTGATCCTATTCCCTTTATTGATTATACTAAAAATGCTCTTTATTTGAAAGATGGTGAAATGGCTATTCTTAGAAAAGATAAAGAATTAGATCTTCGTAAGATTATAGATAATCATAAACTTAATCCAATTATTAAAGAACTTAAAATTAATCTTCAAAAGATTGAAAAAGGAGAATACAAATATTTCATGTTAAAAGAAATTTATGAACAACCAAAAACGATTTTAGATACTTTACGTGGAAGATTATTAATTGCAGATGGGGGAGTTATTTGTATTGATGGAATTGAATCTAATAAGGACGTATTTATTAATGCTAGATGTATAACTATAGTAGCTTGTGGAACTTCATGGCATGCTAGTTTAATTGGAGAGTACTTATTAGAAGAATTAGCTCATGTTCCAGTAGAAGTAGAATATGCTTCTGAATTTAGATATAGGAATCCTATTATAGAAAAAAGGGATATTGTTATAGTGATTTCCCAATCTGGAGAAACCGCAGATACTATAGCTGCTTTAAAATTAGCTAAGAAAAAAGGAGCTTTTGTTTTTGGAATTTGTAATGTAGTTGGATCATCTATAGCAAGAAATGTAGACGCAGGAGCTTATACACATGCTGGACCTGAAATAGGAGTGGCTTCTACAAAAGCTTTCACAGCACAAATCACTGTTCTTGTTTTGCTAGCTTTGAAAATAGGAAAACATAGATCAGCGATTACAGATAGTCGTTACAAATATTTATGTCAAGAATTGGGTTCTATTCCAGATAAAGTGAGCAGGACATTAAAAATGGATGAAACTATAAAAAAAATATCTAAAATATTTTACAATGTAAATAACTTTCTTTATTTAGGTAGAGGAATTAATTTTCCAGTAGCTTTAGAAGGAGCTTTAAAATTGAAAGAAATTTCCTATATTCATGCTGAGGGGTATCCTGCTGCAGAGATGAAGCATGGACCTATTGCTTTAATAGATGAAAAGATCCCTGTTATAATTATAGCTACAAAAAAAGGATGTTATGATAAGATTGTAGGAAATATTGAGGAAATTAAAGCAAGGAAAGGAAAAATAATAGCAATAGTTAATGAAGGGGATATACAAGT
Protein-coding sequences here:
- a CDS encoding NAD(P)-dependent oxidoreductase; this encodes MIKRILILDKDHPYIIYKLRKEGFICDENYSDPIEKIIKFISLYDGIILRSRLKLNKNLLKEAKKLRFIARIGSGVENIDKDYVYKNRITLISTPEGNRDSVAEHAIAMLLSIMNHLFISNQEIIKGKWNRESNRGREIKGKTIGIIGYGNTGKAFAKKLSGFEATILCYDILPKVGNIYAQQVDMNTIFLKSDIISLHVPYTRKTKGMINEHFIKKFSKPFYFINTSRGGCVITDHLVKALKNGKICGACLDVIEYEKCSFENFFYHRKLPKNFFYLIHSKKVILTPHIAGWTKESKYKMAQIIVKKILSLKEKNSILKKII
- a CDS encoding transglycosylase domain-containing protein — translated: MSNKKNRKISFYFRLLLFYFWFFYFLGIGAAFIIFYAASKGYLGTLPSTKDIENPIMEVGSEVYDSNGILLGKFFSENRTLITYQKLPKNLVNALMSKEDIRFKYHSGIDAKSLLRAIFSLGKKGGGSTISQQLAKLLFTGPSAKNKLQRMHQKLLEWVMAIELEKRYTKEEIITMYYNKFDFLYNAKGIETASHTYFNKKASELNLGECATLVGMLENPSLYNPKLYPNRAKKQRNLVLYQMKKYDFINNKRYKDELEKPVKINFKIQKKDFELLTYYGEFLKKEIQEALDDYEKKTGQKLNLYSSGLKIYTSIDAKMQDYAEKAVKKHLSQLQILFNNSQKKNKNAPFLNITPEKTKRILLSAMHRTQLYQDLRQKGISEEKIIETFKKPQNTKLFTWNGYKKVFISPWEFIRYQKSIIQAGLISIEASTGYIKAWVGGVDFNYFQYDHVAKTQRQVGSVFKPILYAAAINELHYTPCTKISNEKFHLGKWSPRNSNGKYGGFLTLKDGLALSVNTISARLISQITTGPVINLARKMGIDSLIPKHPSIALGSSDLTLYEMTGAFNTFTNYGIYVRPSILVKIEDEYGKLIKEHIDLSRRQVFSEEVAYIMLKLMQGVVQYGTAKRLHKYNFFVGDIAGKTGTTNENSDGWFIGMTPNLTTGIWVGWEDRFAHFESIKLGQGANMALPIWAYYMRSLYKDSSLIYHEKLLFHKPENYHWDNCEEDHNNDKEKNKNIIDLDENLNLENGSKNDENLNLENGSKNDDQ
- a CDS encoding regulatory iron-sulfur-containing complex subunit RicT, with translation MEKLCSSCLKNECTNNRNNMFTKKKCVKKLHVVDWLSNIKPPFLLDNFDLIEVQFKNDRKEFFHNAEKINLCKGDFVTVESKSSGYDIGTVTLTGELVKLQIRNKNNPFSNIKKIYRKSTEKEINIWNFYKKKELKGLLKAKKIAKHLNLSMKICDVEYQGDGEKATFYYTAENRIDFRKLIKELALTFRIRIEMRQIGYRQEAAKIGGIGSCGRELCCSTWLKNFKSVTTNSARYQQLSLNIEKLTGQCSKLKCCLNYELDAYLSAIKDFPDFNCKIHTEKGIAQCMKIDVFKKKMWFSYIKNPNTWFRIEIKKIKEILENNKISPPLEKLSTIDVIQKTELTFK
- a CDS encoding sulfite reductase flavoprotein subunit alpha; amino-acid sequence: MCIQRNIYTDKLVAIVVEQATTKLMKKVYTSFLYNCKELIRKEKKLFFVLIFCFFVIHICFKLKKMLSESKNKAFIEFIKNSSKEEIIWMSGFLSGMISSYGNLKKLRKFKEKITLVYGTETGNAKNLAFSIVRKANNRNLQMRLISLDQYRLIDLKKENYFFIIISTHGEGNPPSSAKSFFDFIHQEKDLHLDNMKYSVLALGDRSYPFFCKAGEDVDKRLHEVGASRLIPLHKCDVSYEDKAEEWLKKIYNFFEKDKFKEKILKKNVEKKKIYGTILTNILLNDKERGSNKEIHHIEILIKNPEDADYKPGDSIGVLAENPSEEVKKIMNHFQGKKDDISGYSNFLKKTNIFNLSKEVLKKYSTLAKKDILHDRVWNLLDLLKNFPMKNRIQPKDLVEILDPIKPRLYSISSSPRVHDSEIHITVSRHKFQINGNIRYGYCSDFISKLKEGDILSFFIHKNYLFKLPESDKDIILIGPGTGIAPFRSFLYEREAIGATGRNWLFFGDQHFSSDFLYQTEIQNWKKNGVLHRVSLAFSRDQEEKIYVQNKIWENRKEFFAWIENGAYVYICGQKKPMSIDVENTIFRVIEESLGTSPEFFIRKMKESGRYLKDVY
- the cysK gene encoding cysteine synthase A: MKAESILQTIGNTPHVRLLRLYPNHKVWMKLEKNNPGGSIKDRIALSMIEDAEKKGILKKGNTIIEPTSGNTGVGLAMVSSVKGYRLILVMPESMSLERRKIFSVYGAKFVLTPRDEGMKGAIEKAEELVKKIPNSWIPKQFDNISNSNIHKYTTAREILESFPEGIDYFITGVGTGGHITGIGEVLKKKFPTVKIFSVEPVESPVIFGGKPNPHALQGLGAGFIPSILNIKILDGTFLVSKEEAFSYVRKVAKKEGILVGISTGAVLSAIAKELSNFSENSTILTFNYDTGERYFSVDDLFDSK